In a genomic window of Leptospira hartskeerlii:
- a CDS encoding LIC10816 family protein: MDTVTIFALALLAVPVFARFARVSKDAMNRYHLIGLGGLFLILGEATKITATKVTPIAAVLPMIDIATAILAYAGVLFGVVWLSLYYVKHPNEI, encoded by the coding sequence ATGGATACAGTGACCATCTTCGCATTGGCGCTTTTGGCTGTCCCTGTGTTTGCCCGGTTTGCCCGAGTATCCAAGGATGCGATGAATCGTTATCACCTAATCGGATTGGGAGGTCTCTTCCTAATTCTTGGTGAAGCTACGAAGATTACTGCGACTAAAGTTACACCTATAGCAGCAGTTCTTCCTATGATTGACATCGCAACTGCGATCCTAGCTTACGCGGGGGTACTTTTCGGGGTAGTATGGCTATCGCTCTACTACGTAAAACACCCGAACGAAATCTAA
- a CDS encoding DsbA family protein yields the protein MEKIKEELSLESVSLEFKRPDTKHSILYVADPVCAWCYGFSPVFEKIREKYSDKIEFTLVLGGLKYGPDVEDFNEDVTEKLKYLWKEVERISKRNFHHDILQNRNIKYDSEPGSRAVITAQRINPSLSFAFLDKLLESFHSKGKDPNNFETYAEIASELSLPLDEFKELYYREETLLETRNDFNYGYILGVTGFPCLVFSDGLDRGILTKGYSSFDEVDGLLGDYFRSIGIF from the coding sequence TTGGAAAAGATAAAAGAAGAATTATCTCTGGAATCTGTGAGCCTAGAATTCAAACGCCCGGATACCAAACACTCCATCCTATATGTAGCCGATCCGGTTTGTGCCTGGTGTTACGGTTTTTCCCCTGTTTTCGAAAAGATCAGGGAAAAATACTCCGACAAGATAGAATTCACGTTAGTACTCGGCGGATTAAAATACGGACCCGATGTAGAAGACTTCAATGAAGATGTTACCGAAAAACTGAAATACTTATGGAAGGAAGTGGAACGGATCTCCAAAAGAAATTTCCACCATGATATACTCCAAAATCGAAATATAAAATACGATTCCGAACCGGGCTCAAGAGCGGTAATCACAGCACAAAGGATCAATCCTAGTTTATCTTTTGCCTTTTTAGATAAGTTGCTGGAAAGTTTTCATTCTAAAGGAAAAGATCCAAATAATTTCGAAACATACGCGGAGATTGCTTCCGAACTTTCTCTCCCTTTGGATGAATTCAAAGAATTGTATTATCGAGAAGAGACTCTCTTAGAAACTAGAAATGATTTCAATTATGGATATATATTAGGCGTAACTGGATTTCCTTGTTTGGTGTTTTCTGATGGTTTGGACAGAGGGATCTTAACCAAAGGATATTCTTCCTTTGATGAAGTGGATGGACTTTTAGGGGATTATTTCAGATCGATAGGGATTTTTTGA